In Phragmites australis chromosome 16, lpPhrAust1.1, whole genome shotgun sequence, one DNA window encodes the following:
- the LOC133896450 gene encoding putative F-box/FBD/LRR-repeat protein At5g62970 isoform X2 translates to MPPKDAEAQGASSGGGGCSDRLSGLSDRTLIRILSHLKAWEAVRTCALSKRWGGLWAYASRLDIRQPCCCRSPMALGLGEPRTEAFASFVKNLLLRRRSLQPLDALRLCWSHEAHDGDANTWIAHAFRHGAKEIELSGKHHAVYPLPEYMSFIACDDYTKIRLKTLKLIHLKLDDTTLTQLCSRCSCLEELELTDCRIPAKKIQSTLLKRLTMIRCEIPRGLLVYAPNLVSLWCSRTFGYVPWIENLGPLGADNIKQRAPRKYPDCPGLVSCNLKILKISRVQLDDTTLTRLWSRCTFLEELELKDCLVDGREIRSTSLRCLTLNSCKFAIESGVHAPNLVSLRCIKPFQYVPWIRNMEFLVTASIVLDDSCLPPDRQWPQDEHDQDESDHDGDFFYAGAAESDDNSDGESDDNIDDESDHDDNIFAHSGAEDSDDNNDNKSDPERDTDDYYDPGCSEPGDEEDDDCTVGYGEIAEEYKDQPSWYVNQGHNQSEDDPSNDCGGKFGGEGCINLGGNGMLRSLSNVRTMDLLAHSGEEKCHYGMFIASSCVN, encoded by the exons ATGCCCCCGAAAGACGCAGAAGCGCAGGGTGCGTCCAGCGGCGGGGGCGGCTGCAGCGACCGCCTCAGCGGCCTTTCGGACCGCACCCTCATCCGGATCCTGTCGCACCTCAAGGCGTGGGAGGCGGTGCGAACGTGCGCGCTCTCGAAGAGGTGGGGCGGCCTGTGGGCCTATGCGTCGCGCCTCGACATCCGACAGCCGTGCTGCTGCCGCAGCCCCATGGCCCTGGGCTTGGGCGAGCCCCGGACAGAGGCGTTCGCCTCGTTCGTCAAGAACCTGCTGCTCCGCCGGCGCTCGCTCCAGCCGCTGGACGCGCTCCGCCTCTGCTGGAGCCACGAGGCCCACGACGGCGACGCGAACACCTGGATTGCCCACGCCTTCAGGCACGGCGCGAAGGAAATCGAGCTCTCCGGGAAGCATCACGCCGTGTACCCTTTGCCAGAGTACATGAGCTTCATTGCCTGCGACGACTACACCAAGATCCGCCTCAAGACCTTGAAGCTTATCCATCTCAAGCTGGATGACACCACTCTCACGCAGCTCTGTTCTAGGTGCTCTTGTTTGGAGGAGCTAGAGCTTACGGATTGTCGCATACCGGCCAAGAAGATTCAGTCAACCTTGCTGAAGCGTTTGACCATGATCAGGTGCGAAATCCCCAGAGGCCTCTTAGTTTACGCTCCGAACCTTGTCTCGCTCTGGTGCAGCAGAACTTTTGGATATGTTCCCTGGATCGAGAACTTGGGACCACTAGGAGCAGACAATATCAAGCAACGGGCACCACGTAAGTACCCTGACTGCCCCGGCCTCGTTTCTTGCAACCTCAAGATCTTGAAGATCTCGCGTGTCCAGCTGGATGACACCACCCTCACGCGGCTCTGGTCTAGGTGCACTTTTTTGGAAGAACTAGAGCTCAAAGATTGTTTGGTGGACGGCAGGGAGATTCGATCCACCTCGCTGAGGTGTTTGACTCTGAACAGCTGCAAATTCGCTATTGAATCTGGGGTTCATGCTCCAAACCTTGTCTCGCTGCGCTGCATCAAACCTTTTCAATATGTTCCTTGGATCCGGAACATGGAATTCCTAGTCACAGCAAGTATTGTACTTGATGACTCTTGCTTGCCTCCTGATCGTCAATGGCCACAGGATGAGCATGACCAAGATGAATCTGATCATGATGGTGACTTTTTTTATGCTGGCGCTGCGGAATCTGATGATAACAGCGATGGTGAATCTGATGATAACATCGATGATGAATCTGATCATGATGATAACATTTTTGCGCATTCTGGCGCTGAAGACTCTGATGATAACAACGACAATAAATCTGATCCTGAACGTGATACTGATGACTACTATGATCCTGGTTGTTCTGAACCTGGTGATGAAGAGGACGATGACTGTACTGTAGGCTATGGTGAGATTGCAGAGGAGTATAAAGATCAACCATCCTGGTATGTCAACCAAGGCCATAATCAGAGTGAGGATGACCCCAGCAATGATTGTGGAGGAAAGTTTGGGGGCGAGGGCTGTATTAATTTAGGTGGCAATGGTATGCTTAGGAGCCTATCAAATGTGAGAACAATGGACCTATTAGCTCATTCAGGAGAG GAGAAATGCCATTATGGAATGTTCATTGCTAGTTCATGTGTGAACTGA
- the LOC133896014 gene encoding G-type lectin S-receptor-like serine/threonine-protein kinase At2g19130, giving the protein MFSSHLATWFTSQANLILCRLVKLCRALMISCMPCSFPGKKCSPMEAAAKRVWSPSPPPRPAFFTFLLLSGAFLAVAAFARDTILPGECILGNETLVSENGVFELGFFSPGPGIYHFLGVRFKQMPSTSPTFWVGDRVCITDLPGTSLVLFGSSLYIKEAGASLWWSSVAGDGSPPALAVAVLLDNGNLVVRDQANSSRMLWQSFDYPGDSLLPGARIGFDRDTGKNIALTYNSSWHNGSLSVDERRRNGFVLTTDGHDRLGTFPDWMVSSQEDNGSSLVLNHPQSPNLTEFLQLHLGQVSLKQWSEDSAENGSGWVARWTFPSDCKSGGFFCGDFGACTSNDKCDCVDGFEPSYPAEWRLGYSAAGCSRSLPLSCETNGQTEHDDSFIPLDKLQGLPYNSQNVSAQSDEDCNEACLSKCYCVAYAYDSGCKLWYHNLYNLSIASRPPYSKVYVRMGSKLRAKNGLHTRGVASLVVGLIAPISVILVLVLLWRYWRDWFTCRKFEVEGSLAVYSYAQIKKATRNFSDKIGEGGFGSVFRGTMPGPTVVAVKSLKGLGHADKQFRTEVKTVGVIKHTNLVRLLGFCVKGNARLLVYEYMSNGSLGSHLFSEESSLLNWDLRYRIALGIAKGLAYLHEECEDCIIHCDIKPENILLDAEFCARIADFGMAKLLGREFNSALTTIRGTMGYLAPEWISGQPITKKADVYSFGIVLLEIISGRRSTKRLEFGSHRYFPLYAAAQMNQGNVSCLLDGRLEGNANVKELDLVCRVACWCIQDEENDRPSMGQVVHMLEGVVNTEIPPIPSSFQNLIEDENSGNVFSSRVDKIVYRE; this is encoded by the coding sequence ATGTTCAGCTCACACCTAGCTACCTGGTTCACATCGCAGGCTAATCTCATCCTGTGTAGGCTTGTCAAGTTGTGCCGCGCATTGATGATTTCTTGCATGCCGTGCTCGTTCCCCGGCAAGAAATGCTCGCCAATGGAGGCGGCAGCGAAGCGCGTTTGGTCGCCGTCTCCACCTCCCAGGCCTGCATTCTTCACCTTCCTCCTGCTGAGCGGCGCCTTCTTGGCTGTTGCTGCCTTCGCCAGGGACACCATTCTCCCCGGCGAGTGCATCTTGGGGAACGAGACGCTGGTCTCCGAGAACGGCGTGTTCGAGCTGGGGTTCTTCTCCCCCGGCCCGGGCATATACCACTTCCTGGGCGTCCGGTTCAAGCAGATGCCGAGCACCAGCCCCACATTCTGGGTCGGGGACAGGGTCTGCATCACCGACCTGCCCGGCACGTCGCTGGTCCTCTTCGGCAGCAGCCTGTACATCAAGGAGGCCGGGGCTAGCCTCTGGTGGTCGAGCGTGGCTGGGGACGGGTCCCCGCCGGCCCTCGCCGTCGCTGTTCTCCTTGACAACGGCAACCTGGTGGTGAGGGACCAGGCGAACTCCTCGCGGATGTTGTGGCAGAGCTTCGATTACCCCGGCGACTCGCTGCTCCCCGGCGCGAGGATCGGGTTCGACAGGGACACCGGGAAGAACATCGCGCTGACGTACAACAGTTCCTGGCACAACGGCAGCCTCAGCGTCGACGAGCGCAGGAGGAACGGGTTTGTGCTCACCACCGACGGGCACGACCGTCTGGGGACCTTCCCGGATTGGATGGTGTCATCCCAAGAAGACAACGGCAGCTCACTGGTGTTGAATCATCCTCAGAGCCCAAATCTGACCGAGTTCTTGCAGCTCCATCTGGGGCAAGTCAGCTTGAAGCAGTGGTCGGAGGATTCTGCAGAAAATGGTAGTGGTTGGGTGGCTCGTTGGACCTTCCCTTCAGACTGCAAATCCGGCGGCTTCTTCTGTGGTGATTTTGGTGCCTGCACGAGCAATGACAAATGCGATTGCGTCGATGGATTTGAGCCTTCATACCCAGCTGAGTGGAGACTTGGATACTCTGCTGCCGGTTGCTCGAGATCTCTTCCATTGAGCTGCGAGACCAACGGCCAGACTGAACATGATGACTCGTTTATCCCGTTAGACAAGCTGCAGGGGCTCCCTTACAACTCTCAGAATGTTTCAGCACAAAGTGATGAAGATTGTAACGAAGCATGTTTGAGCAAATGTTACTGCGTCGCATATGCGTATGATTCTGGATGCAAGCTATGGTACCACAACCTGTATAATCTGAGTATAGCTTCTAGGCCTCCATATAGCAAGGTTTATGTTCGTATGGGTTCCAAGCTCAGGGCCAAAAATGGCTTACACACAAGAGGGGTTGCATCCTTGGTGGTCGGGTTGATAGCACCGATTTCTGTGATACTGGTACTGGTGCTTCTATGGAGATACTGGAGAGATTGGTTTACTTGCAGAAAGTTTGAAGTAGAAGGTTCTCTTGCTGTCTACTCTTATGCACAGATCAAGAAAGCTACAAGGAATTTCTCTGATAAAATCGGCGAGGGAGGTTTCGGAAGTGTTTTCAGGGGAACAATGCCAGGACCAACTGTTGTCGCTGTGAAGAGTCTCAAAGGCCTTGGGCACGCGGATAAGCAATTCAGAACTGAAGTGAAGACAGTTGGGGTGATTAAGCACACAAACCTAGTCCGTCTTTTGGGATTTTGTGTGAAAGGGAATGCAAGGTTGCTGGTCTATGAATATATGTCTAATGGTTCTTTGGGTTCTCACCTCTTCTCGGAAGAATCTAGTCTACTGAATTGGGATCTTCGTTACCGAATTGCACTCGGTATCGCCAAGGGCCTAGCCTATCTTCATGAAGAATGTGAGGACTGCATCATACATTGTGATATTAAGCCTGAAAATATTCTGCTTGATGCGGAATTCTGCGCTAGAATCGCTGACTTTGGCATGGCAAAGCTTCTTGGACGAGAATTCAACTCCGCATTGACCACCATCCGAGGAACCATGGGCTACCTTGCACCAGAGTGGATATCTGGACAGCCTATCACTAAAAAGGCAGATGTTTATAGCTTTGGCATCGTGCTCCTCGAAATAATCTCAGGTAGAAGGAGTACTAAGAGATTGGAATTCGGAAGTCATCGATATTTCCCTCTATATGCAGCTGCTCAAATGAATCAAGGAAATGTGTCGTGCTTACTGGATGGTAGGCTGGAAGGAAATGCTAATGTCAAGGAGCTTGACCTCGTCTGCAGAGTTGCATGTTGGTGCATCCAGGATGAGGAGAACGACAGGCCGTCAATGGGACAAGTTGTTCATATGTTGGAAGGCGTTGTAAACACTGAAATTCCTCCGATTCCATCTTCCTTTCAGAACCTTATTGAGGATGAAAACAGCGGTAATGTTTTTTCCTCTAGAGTGGACAAAATTGTTTATAGAGAGTAG
- the LOC133896450 gene encoding uncharacterized protein LOC133896450 isoform X1: protein MPPKDAEAQGASSGGGGCSDRLSGLSDRTLIRILSHLKAWEAVRTCALSKRWGGLWAYASRLDIRQPCCCRSPMALGLGEPRTEAFASFVKNLLLRRRSLQPLDALRLCWSHEAHDGDANTWIAHAFRHGAKEIELSGKHHAVYPLPEYMSFIACDDYTKIRLKTLKLIHLKLDDTTLTQLCSRCSCLEELELTDCRIPAKKIQSTLLKRLTMIRCEIPRGLLVYAPNLVSLWCSRTFGYVPWIENLGPLGADNIKQRAPRKYPDCPGLVSCNLKILKISRVQLDDTTLTRLWSRCTFLEELELKDCLVDGREIRSTSLRCLTLNSCKFAIESGVHAPNLVSLRCIKPFQYVPWIRNMEFLVTASIVLDDSCLPPDRQWPQDEHDQDESDHDGDFFYAGAAESDDNSDGESDDNIDDESDHDDNIFAHSGAEDSDDNNDNKSDPERDTDDYYDPGCSEPGDEEDDDCTVGYGEIAEEYKDQPSWYVNQGHNQSEDDPSNDCGGKFGGEGCINLGGNGMLRSLSNVRTMDLLAHSGEMVLRRELESCTDFKNLKTLSLGEWCITPDFGVLATILQRSPNLENLFLHLDMAYKSRVGINLRGSSFTCTHLKMVKITCSKRDIIVHKLAEFFRANSIPHGKISVRRTASTGNVNGGAGSQPKRKAQSEAEKREAKQRKAGD, encoded by the exons ATGCCCCCGAAAGACGCAGAAGCGCAGGGTGCGTCCAGCGGCGGGGGCGGCTGCAGCGACCGCCTCAGCGGCCTTTCGGACCGCACCCTCATCCGGATCCTGTCGCACCTCAAGGCGTGGGAGGCGGTGCGAACGTGCGCGCTCTCGAAGAGGTGGGGCGGCCTGTGGGCCTATGCGTCGCGCCTCGACATCCGACAGCCGTGCTGCTGCCGCAGCCCCATGGCCCTGGGCTTGGGCGAGCCCCGGACAGAGGCGTTCGCCTCGTTCGTCAAGAACCTGCTGCTCCGCCGGCGCTCGCTCCAGCCGCTGGACGCGCTCCGCCTCTGCTGGAGCCACGAGGCCCACGACGGCGACGCGAACACCTGGATTGCCCACGCCTTCAGGCACGGCGCGAAGGAAATCGAGCTCTCCGGGAAGCATCACGCCGTGTACCCTTTGCCAGAGTACATGAGCTTCATTGCCTGCGACGACTACACCAAGATCCGCCTCAAGACCTTGAAGCTTATCCATCTCAAGCTGGATGACACCACTCTCACGCAGCTCTGTTCTAGGTGCTCTTGTTTGGAGGAGCTAGAGCTTACGGATTGTCGCATACCGGCCAAGAAGATTCAGTCAACCTTGCTGAAGCGTTTGACCATGATCAGGTGCGAAATCCCCAGAGGCCTCTTAGTTTACGCTCCGAACCTTGTCTCGCTCTGGTGCAGCAGAACTTTTGGATATGTTCCCTGGATCGAGAACTTGGGACCACTAGGAGCAGACAATATCAAGCAACGGGCACCACGTAAGTACCCTGACTGCCCCGGCCTCGTTTCTTGCAACCTCAAGATCTTGAAGATCTCGCGTGTCCAGCTGGATGACACCACCCTCACGCGGCTCTGGTCTAGGTGCACTTTTTTGGAAGAACTAGAGCTCAAAGATTGTTTGGTGGACGGCAGGGAGATTCGATCCACCTCGCTGAGGTGTTTGACTCTGAACAGCTGCAAATTCGCTATTGAATCTGGGGTTCATGCTCCAAACCTTGTCTCGCTGCGCTGCATCAAACCTTTTCAATATGTTCCTTGGATCCGGAACATGGAATTCCTAGTCACAGCAAGTATTGTACTTGATGACTCTTGCTTGCCTCCTGATCGTCAATGGCCACAGGATGAGCATGACCAAGATGAATCTGATCATGATGGTGACTTTTTTTATGCTGGCGCTGCGGAATCTGATGATAACAGCGATGGTGAATCTGATGATAACATCGATGATGAATCTGATCATGATGATAACATTTTTGCGCATTCTGGCGCTGAAGACTCTGATGATAACAACGACAATAAATCTGATCCTGAACGTGATACTGATGACTACTATGATCCTGGTTGTTCTGAACCTGGTGATGAAGAGGACGATGACTGTACTGTAGGCTATGGTGAGATTGCAGAGGAGTATAAAGATCAACCATCCTGGTATGTCAACCAAGGCCATAATCAGAGTGAGGATGACCCCAGCAATGATTGTGGAGGAAAGTTTGGGGGCGAGGGCTGTATTAATTTAGGTGGCAATGGTATGCTTAGGAGCCTATCAAATGTGAGAACAATGGACCTATTAGCTCATTCAGGAGAG ATGGTGCTGAGGAGGGAATTGGAATCATGCACTGACTTCAAAAACCTGAAGACTCTGTCCCTTGGTGAATGGTGTATAACTCCTGACTTTGGTGTATTAGCAACCATACTTCAGCGCTCACCAAACTTAGAGAACCTTTTTCTTCACCTAGACATG GCCTACAAGAGCAGAGTGGGCATCAATCTAAGGGGAAGTTCATTCACATGCACCCACCTGAAGATGGTGAAGATCACATGCTCTAAGCGTGATATAATAGTCCACAAATTGGCTGAGTTCTTCAGAGCAAATAGCATACCGCATGGGAAGATTTCTGTCCGTCGAACTGCCAGCACTGGTAATGTCAATGGAGGTGCAGGTTCCCAGCCGAAGCGCAAGGCGCAAAGTGAAGCTGAAAAGAGAGAAGCAAAGCAGAGGAAGGCAGGAGACTGA